The Lepus europaeus isolate LE1 chromosome 6, mLepTim1.pri, whole genome shotgun sequence genome includes a window with the following:
- the LOC133762294 gene encoding large ribosomal subunit protein uL23-like — MAPKAKKEAPAPPKVEAKAKALKAKKAVLKGIHSHKKKKIRMSPTFRRPKTLRLQQQPKYPWKSAPRRNKLDHYAIIKFPLTTESAMKKIEDNNTLVFIVDVKANKHQIKQAVKKLSDIDVAKVNTLIRPDGEKKAYVRLAPDYDALDVANKIGII, encoded by the coding sequence ATGGCGCCAAAggcgaagaaggaagctcctgcccctcctaaagtcgaagccaaagcaaaggccttaaaggccaagaaggcagtgctgaaaggcatccacagccacaagaagaagaagatccgCATGTCTCCCACCTTCCGGCGGCCCAAGACACTACGCCTCCAACAGCAGCCCAAATACCCTTGGAAgagcgcccccaggagaaacaagcttgaccactatgccattatcaagttccccctgaccacagagtctgccatgaagaagatagaagacaacaacaccctggtgttcattgtggatgtcaaggccaacaagcaccagatcaaacaagctgtgaagaaactctctgacattgatgtggccaaagtcaacaccctgatcagacctgacggagagaagaaggcctatgtgcggctggctcctgactatgatgctctggacgttgccaacaaaattgggatcatctga